A stretch of Fulvia fulva chromosome 4, complete sequence DNA encodes these proteins:
- a CDS encoding Succinate dehydrogenase [ubiquinone] cytochrome b small subunit, mitochondrial, translating into MATSFRPSILRQVAAAAAPAKRAYSTPTVRSQFNAQTRPTWTAQRAAFQTSARRPILPPLPQVINGNVNEPARVPEPHPSHGSYHWTMERLVSAALIPVTIAPFAAGALNPLLDGTLIGLTLIHTYIGFQSVIIDYIPTWRAKTWRKVFEWANVLALVVVGWGYYEFETNDVGLTAGIARIWRAGANAHELEKQAEKKLA; encoded by the exons ATGGCCACCTCCTTCCGACCTTCGATCCTGCGCCAGGTAGCGGCAGCAGCAGCACCAGCGAAGCGCGCATACTCGACCCCCACCGTCCGATCTCAATTCAATGCGCAAACCCGACCGACATGGACCGCGCAACGAGCAGCCTTCCAGACCTCAGCGAGACGACCCATCCTCCCACCTCTGCCGCAGGTCATCAATGGCAATGTCAATGAACCTGCGAGAGTGCCGGAGCCGCATCCCTCGCATGGGAGCTACCACTGGACTATGGAGAG ACTCGTCTCCGCAGCCCTCATCCCAGTGACAATCGCCCCCTTCGCAGCAGGTGCCTTGAACCCTCTGCTAGATGGCACACTAATCGGCCTTACCCTTATCCACACATACATCGGCTTCCA ATCCGTCATCATCGACTACATCCCCACATGGCGCGCCAAGACCTGGCGCAAAGTCTTCGAATGGGCCAACGTGCTCGCCCTCGTCGTGGTCGGCTGGGGTTACTACGAGTTTGAGACCAATGATGTCGGTCTGACGGCGGGTATTGCACGGATCTGGAGGGCGGGAGCGAATGCGCACGAGCTGGAGAAGCAGGCGGAGAAGAAGTTGGCGTAG
- a CDS encoding Mitochondrial-processing peptidase subunit beta: protein MASRRLALSLQQGLRAQRAINAVKPSITRRALATPVSHASTTESTTLSNGFTIATEHSPFAQTSTVGVWIDAGSRAETDKTNGTAHFLEHLAFKGTQRRSQSQLELEIENMGGHLNAYTSRENTVYYAKSFNSDVPNTVDILADILQNSKLENSAIERERDVILREQEEVDKQLEEVVFDHLHATAFQNQALGRTILGPKENIQSISRNDLANYIKTNYTADRMVLVGAGGVPHEQLVQLAEKYFSNIPACNPNAQDNAYVRGLDSKPDFVGSEVRIRDDTMPTANIAIAVEGVSWKDDDYFTALVTQAIVGNWDRSMGNSPYLGSKLSTFIHDHKLANSFMSFSTSYSDTGLWGIYLVTDAVTRIDDLVHFTLREWSRLSFHVTEAEVERAKQQLKASILLSLDGTTSVAEDIGRQIITTGRRLAPEEVERVVGAISASDVMNFAQKKLWDRDIAVSAVGQIEGLLDYARIRGDMSRNLS, encoded by the exons ATGGCATCTCGAAGGCTTGCGCTGAGCCTGCAGCAAGGCCTCCGCGCCCAGCGCGCCATCAACGCCGTCAAGCCCAGCATCACCCGACGCGCTCTGGCAACTCCTGTTAGCCATGCCTCCACCACCGAGAGCACTACCTTGAGCAACGGCTTCACT ATCGCCACCGAGCACTCCCCCTTCGCGCAAACATCGACAGTCGGCGTCTGGATCGATGCTGGCTCGCGCGCCGAGACCGACAAGACCAATGGAACCGCCCACTTCCTCGAGCATCTCGCCTTCAAGGGCACCCAGCGCCGCAGCCAGAGCCAGCTCGAACTCGAGATCGAGAACATGGGAGGCCACCTCAACGCATACACGTCCCGCGAGAACACCGTCTACTACGCAAAGAGCTTCAACAGCGACGTCCCCAACACCGTCGACATCCTCGCCGACATCCTGCAGAACAGCAAACTCGAGAACTCGGCCATCGAGCGCGAACGTGATGTCATCCTCAGGGAGCAGGAAGAGGTGGACAAGCAGCTGGAAGAGGTTGTCTTCGACCACTTGCACGCAACCGCCTTCCAGAACCAGGCACTCGGCCGCACCATCCTGGGACCAAAGGAGAACATCCAGAGCATCTCGCGCAACGACCTCGCGAACTACATCAAGACCAACTACACCGCAGACCGCATGGTCTTGGTTGGTGCCGGTGGTGTGCCACACGAGCAGCTTGTGCAGCTCGCCGAGAAGTACTTCTCCAACATTCCAGCATGCAACCCAAACGCGCAGGACAACGCCTACGTGCGCGGTCTTGACAGCAAGCCAGACTTTGTTGGATCGGAGGTCCGGATAAGAGACGATACAATGCCAACCGCCAACATTGCCATCGCAGTTGAGGGTGTCAGCTGGAAGGACGATGACTACTTCACTGCGCTCGTCACACAGGCCATCGTGGGCAACTGGGACCGCTCCATGGGCAACTCGCCATACCTCGGCTCCAAGCTTTCAACCTTCATCCACGACCACAAGCTCGCCAACTCCTTCATGTCCTTCTCGACATCATATTCCGACACTGGTCTCTGGGGTATCTACCTCGTAACCGACGCCGTCACCCGCATCGACGACCTTGTCCACTTCACCCTCCGCGAATGGTCCCGCCTATCTTTCCACGTCACCGAGGCCGAAGTCGAGCGTGCCAAGCAGCAGCTCAAGGCCAGCATCCTCCTCTCCCTCGACGGCACCACCTCCGTCGCAGAGGACATTGGCAGACAAATCATCACCACCGGCCGCCGCCTCGCACCAGAAGAGGTCGAGCGAGTAGTCGGTGCCATCTCCGCATCAGACGTCATGAACTTTGCCCAGAAGAAGCTCTGGGATCGCGATATTGCCGTGTCGGCCGTTGGACAAATCGAGGGTCTCCTCGACTATGCCAGAATCCGAGGCGATATGAGCAGGAATCTGTCATAG